In the Ensifer adhaerens genome, one interval contains:
- a CDS encoding phage tail protein: MSTPYIGEIRMFGFPRVPTGWQACDGSLISIAEYEALYMLIGTTYGGDGQQTFRVPDLRGRVPMHWGTGPSLSPRVLGQIGGTENVTLTSAQLAAHSHTIFATTTTAEATSVGPTVEFGAVASDTFYATDVTGLTGRTTSSASTGPSGGTQPHDNTMPTLTVQFCIALDGIFPQQS, from the coding sequence ATGAGCACGCCCTATATCGGGGAAATACGGATGTTCGGTTTTCCCCGTGTGCCGACGGGATGGCAGGCCTGCGACGGTTCGCTGATTTCGATAGCCGAATACGAGGCACTCTACATGCTGATCGGCACCACCTATGGCGGTGATGGCCAGCAGACATTCCGTGTGCCCGACCTGCGCGGTCGCGTGCCAATGCACTGGGGCACCGGGCCAAGCCTGTCGCCACGTGTACTCGGACAGATTGGCGGCACCGAAAACGTGACGCTGACGAGTGCGCAGCTAGCGGCGCACAGCCATACGATTTTTGCGACGACAACGACGGCGGAGGCAACGTCGGTCGGGCCGACTGTCGAGTTCGGGGCGGTGGCGAGCGATACTTTCTATGCCACGGACGTGACCGGCCTCACCGGGCGAACGACCTCGTCTGCCTCGACCGGCCCTTCAGGGGGCACTCAGCCTCATGACAACACGATGCCCACGCTCACGGTGCAATTCTGCATCGCGCTCGATGGCATCTTCCCGCAGCAAAGCTGA
- a CDS encoding phage tail protein: protein MTEVYLGQIMMTGFGFAPKTFALCNGQLMSISQNQALFSLLGTYYGGNGTTNFSLPNLQGRTPISYGNSVDQRWQPTYAMAEVGGAEAVTLNSQQIPAHFHQANGTTSNGDQRAPTDALFGKTALAIYAQTGGPQVPLSPQSVAPNAGGQPHDNLQPFNAINFCIALSGVYPSRS from the coding sequence ATGACCGAAGTCTATCTCGGGCAGATCATGATGACCGGATTCGGCTTTGCGCCGAAGACCTTTGCGCTCTGCAACGGACAGTTGATGTCCATCAGCCAGAACCAGGCGTTGTTCTCCTTGCTGGGCACCTATTACGGCGGCAACGGTACGACCAACTTCTCCCTGCCGAACCTGCAGGGCCGCACTCCGATATCCTACGGCAATTCGGTGGACCAGAGATGGCAGCCCACCTATGCGATGGCGGAAGTCGGCGGCGCTGAAGCCGTCACTTTGAATTCACAGCAGATTCCCGCCCATTTTCATCAGGCGAACGGCACGACGTCCAATGGCGACCAACGCGCCCCGACGGATGCGCTCTTCGGCAAGACGGCCCTGGCGATCTATGCGCAGACCGGCGGGCCGCAGGTACCCTTGTCGCCGCAGAGTGTGGCGCCCAATGCCGGCGGGCAGCCACACGACAACCTGCAGCCCTTCAACGCCATCAACTTCTGCATTGCGCTTTCGGGCGTATACCCGTCCCGCAGTTGA
- a CDS encoding putative Ig domain-containing protein, whose product MFQQSLGRARRVRGHLAFFFGFLVLLCLATLGAASSAQAGLCGTSQNISVPSGGSVTITCSDWGFIQPAVQSPSHGSLTFNIPLLNQLVYTNNGDGATSDSFIVKDDDATPVTFTVTIAPSSSPLTVTPASLPTPAISSPYSQTLSTTGGVAPYSYTRTSGVLPPGLALSPTGVISGTPTGSGPYNFTVRVTDSTAPTPIVVDKGYNVTIAAPVIDATPDNPPDGGVNVPYSLQFSASGGTAPYTFTPDTGTLPAGLTLSTGGLLSGTPTAAGSATFRLKVQDSTTISTGGVHFITQNVTVTINSYPPVTINPVGGPLVASTVGAAYSRTISASGGSGAISYAVSSGSLPDGLSLSPATGVISGTPTVAAIGTANFTVTATAATAGSASASYSIAVAAPPVVLSPAAGALPGGTVATAYSQTISASGGVGPITYVVTSGSLPAGLTLGSTGAITGTPPAAAIGTAHFTVTATAATVGSASASYSIAVTAPPVVLTPASGALLGGTVGLAYSDTSISASGGVGAITYAVTTGALPAGLSLNTSTGAITGLPTNAAFGTATFTVTATAATAGSTSANYSIAIAAPPLVLTPVSGAALPDGTVDTVYPGASISASGGAGAITYAVTAGALPAGLTMDSTTGAITGTPAASGWGTSHFTVTATAATSGLATANYTIAVLAPPLVLTPASGTTLSPGLVGSSYSDTSISASGGAGTISYVIVSGSLPAGLSLDPATGAISGTPTAAGFGTGTFSVQATGAVTGAATASYSIVVGASPVVLTPTTGSSLAGGTIGSAYSQTISATGGAGAFTYTVSSGTLPDGLVIDATTGAITGTPTAMAFGTANFTITATAATSGSASAGYSIAVGAPPVVLAPASGTALAAGVVGTPYPGASISASGGLGPFTYSVTTGSLPAGLAIDTGTGAITGTPSAAALGTATFTVTATAATAGTASASYSINVVPPPVILAPASGTVLSAGLVGSSYSDTSISATGGVGAISYAVTSGSVPAGLVLDPATGSISGTPTAAGFGTSNFTVTATAASAGSASASYSITVGATSVIMTPASGAALALATVGSSYSDSISAGGGAGAITYAISAGSLPNGLSLDASTGAITGMPTAAALGQVSFTVTATAAVSGSASANYSIVVAAPPVVLNPPAGSALTAGTVGMPYSDTSISASGGIGALSYAVTSGVLPAGLNLDPSTGAVSGTPTVAALGTANFTLTATAAINGTVSVNYSITIAAPAVVLAPAGGALVTGTVGASYSDTSISATGGVGAISFAVTSGSLPAGLTLDPSTGAISGTPTAAGFGTATFTVTATAATAGSAAAGYTINVGAPPVVLAPATGATLSVGMVGSSYSDTSIAASGGLGVFSYTVTSGTLPAGLVLNATTGAITGTPTAGGYGTTTFTVTATAATSGSASASYSIVVGAPSLVLTPATGTALAAGIVGAPYSDTSIAAIGGAGTITYAVTAGALPDGLTLNATSGAITGTPAAAALGTANFTITATAAVTGSASASYSIATTAPAFVIMPATGTALSAGIVGTPYSDASIAASGGVGAISYAVTSGSLPAGLSLSASSGAITGTPTAAGFGTATFTVTATAATSGTAAASYTISVGAPPIVLTPASGTALSASTVGVAYTDTSISASGGVGMFTYSVTSGALPGGLALDASSGTISGRPAGDGDFQFAVTATDANGATGQARYQIAVLSSNFVFSPSAGALPDAMVGEAYASRISATGGVGALIYSVKSGDLPKGMVLNVSTGELTGPLAADATPDTYSFTIAVVDSRGASGSAVYSLELKARSVTAPDIVVEVPAGSTPNNVYLNAGATGGPFVGAAVAAVSPPIAGKAEIVEGELAAAGSFTPVGYYLKFTPNPAYSGSVVVSYTLKSALGSSNVGRVTYRIALDRVAAGEEIDGLVRDFVRTRQNLLSSTVQTPGLLDRRRAAAGTDPVTTAVTPSDKGARLGFSTSLTQIQAARDAAEAAAAGETFVKTDRPFDIWMNGSFLFHKDEDDASDKWGNFALFSVGADYLVNDRALFGLSFHYDYMTDPTDEDAELKGNGWLAGPYASFELGKGVFLDANLLYGGSSNDIDTGIFKGSFDTTRWMADVKLTGEWQLDEITVLTPKLRAVYFNEETDDNSVKNALGEVIDLKGFIEEQARLSIGFDVERTLELKNGLILSPSVGADVGFASLDGEGLFGRVSAGLALSNNDNWDLDFSLLFNIEGDGSQSAGAKVGARVRF is encoded by the coding sequence ATGTTTCAGCAATCGTTAGGTCGAGCGCGCCGGGTGCGTGGCCATCTGGCCTTCTTTTTTGGCTTCCTGGTGTTGCTCTGCCTGGCAACGCTGGGCGCCGCCTCTTCGGCGCAGGCGGGTCTCTGCGGCACCTCGCAAAACATTTCGGTTCCGTCCGGCGGCAGTGTCACCATCACCTGTTCCGATTGGGGCTTCATTCAGCCGGCCGTCCAGTCGCCTTCCCACGGAAGCCTGACGTTCAACATCCCACTCCTCAATCAGCTCGTCTATACGAACAACGGCGACGGCGCGACGTCCGATAGCTTCATCGTCAAGGACGATGACGCCACCCCGGTGACCTTCACTGTGACCATTGCACCGTCGAGCTCGCCGTTGACGGTGACGCCTGCAAGCTTGCCGACGCCGGCGATCAGCAGCCCCTACAGCCAGACGCTGAGCACGACCGGGGGCGTTGCGCCCTATAGCTATACGCGCACCAGCGGTGTCTTGCCGCCGGGCCTCGCGCTTTCACCCACGGGTGTGATTTCGGGAACGCCGACCGGCTCCGGTCCGTACAATTTCACCGTGCGTGTGACGGATTCGACCGCGCCGACGCCAATCGTGGTCGACAAGGGCTACAACGTCACGATCGCTGCACCGGTGATCGATGCGACACCGGACAATCCACCAGATGGCGGGGTGAATGTTCCCTACAGTCTGCAGTTTTCCGCCTCCGGCGGCACGGCACCCTACACGTTTACGCCCGATACCGGCACCTTGCCGGCTGGCCTGACGCTTTCGACAGGCGGGCTCCTGTCCGGTACGCCGACGGCCGCGGGCAGCGCGACATTCAGGCTGAAGGTCCAGGACAGCACCACGATCTCGACAGGCGGGGTTCATTTCATAACGCAGAACGTCACCGTTACCATCAATTCCTATCCCCCCGTAACGATCAATCCAGTGGGCGGCCCGCTTGTGGCGAGTACTGTTGGTGCTGCCTATTCGCGAACCATTTCGGCCAGCGGCGGTTCGGGAGCGATCAGCTATGCGGTGTCATCAGGTTCGCTGCCCGACGGGCTCAGTCTCAGTCCGGCGACCGGCGTGATCTCTGGCACGCCGACGGTCGCGGCCATCGGCACGGCGAACTTCACCGTGACGGCAACGGCGGCGACGGCGGGCTCGGCCTCGGCCAGCTATTCGATTGCGGTGGCTGCGCCGCCAGTGGTGCTGAGCCCGGCTGCCGGCGCCTTGCCGGGTGGCACGGTGGCCACTGCCTATTCGCAAACGATCTCGGCCAGCGGCGGCGTGGGCCCGATCACCTATGTGGTGACGTCGGGCTCGTTGCCGGCTGGGCTCACTCTGGGATCGACGGGCGCAATCACCGGTACGCCGCCAGCCGCGGCTATCGGTACCGCGCACTTCACGGTGACGGCGACGGCTGCGACCGTGGGCTCGGCTTCGGCCAGCTATTCGATCGCGGTCACGGCTCCGCCGGTGGTGCTGACACCCGCGAGCGGCGCTCTCCTGGGGGGAACGGTGGGGCTTGCCTACTCTGATACTTCGATATCGGCTAGCGGAGGGGTGGGCGCCATCACCTACGCGGTGACGACGGGCGCACTGCCGGCGGGCCTCAGCCTCAACACGTCGACCGGTGCAATCACCGGTTTGCCGACGAACGCCGCATTCGGAACGGCGACTTTCACCGTGACGGCGACAGCCGCCACCGCGGGTTCGACGTCAGCCAACTATTCGATCGCGATCGCGGCGCCGCCTCTCGTGCTGACGCCGGTAAGTGGCGCGGCGCTTCCGGATGGCACGGTCGATACCGTCTATCCGGGTGCATCGATCTCGGCGAGTGGCGGGGCGGGGGCAATCACCTATGCCGTAACGGCAGGCGCTCTGCCGGCCGGGCTCACCATGGATTCGACGACCGGTGCGATTACCGGGACTCCGGCCGCCTCAGGCTGGGGGACATCGCATTTCACAGTCACGGCAACGGCTGCGACAAGCGGTCTTGCCACGGCGAACTACACGATCGCCGTGTTGGCACCGCCGTTGGTATTGACGCCGGCAAGCGGTACGACGCTGTCTCCTGGCCTGGTTGGTTCGTCCTATTCGGACACGTCGATCTCGGCCAGCGGCGGCGCGGGGACGATCAGCTACGTGATCGTATCAGGCTCGCTTCCGGCCGGTCTGTCTCTCGACCCCGCAACGGGCGCCATTTCCGGCACGCCCACGGCCGCCGGCTTCGGCACGGGGACCTTCTCGGTGCAGGCGACGGGCGCAGTCACGGGTGCGGCGACGGCCAGCTATTCCATCGTCGTCGGCGCATCACCGGTGGTGCTGACGCCCACGACCGGTTCGTCACTTGCTGGCGGTACGATCGGTTCGGCCTATTCGCAGACGATTTCGGCAACCGGCGGCGCCGGCGCATTCACCTACACGGTCAGCAGTGGCACGCTGCCCGATGGTCTCGTCATCGACGCTACGACCGGCGCAATCACGGGCACGCCGACCGCAATGGCCTTTGGTACGGCGAACTTCACGATCACGGCGACTGCTGCGACCAGCGGTTCGGCGTCGGCGGGCTATTCTATAGCGGTGGGCGCGCCGCCGGTGGTGTTGGCGCCGGCAAGCGGCACGGCGCTCGCGGCCGGCGTGGTCGGTACGCCCTATCCGGGTGCATCGATCTCGGCGAGCGGTGGTTTGGGTCCATTCACCTACAGTGTCACTACCGGTTCGCTTCCCGCCGGTCTTGCGATCGATACCGGAACCGGTGCGATCACCGGCACGCCGAGTGCCGCGGCACTGGGGACGGCGACATTTACGGTAACGGCGACGGCGGCAACCGCCGGCACGGCATCCGCAAGCTACTCGATCAACGTGGTGCCGCCGCCGGTGATACTGGCGCCGGCGAGTGGCACGGTACTTTCGGCGGGGCTGGTCGGTTCGTCCTATTCGGATACGTCGATTTCCGCGACCGGCGGCGTCGGCGCGATCAGCTATGCGGTCACTTCCGGCTCCGTGCCGGCCGGGCTTGTCCTCGATCCGGCAACAGGTTCGATTTCCGGTACGCCGACGGCCGCGGGTTTCGGAACATCCAACTTCACGGTGACGGCCACGGCCGCATCTGCGGGCTCAGCTTCCGCCAGCTATTCGATCACTGTTGGGGCGACATCCGTGATCATGACGCCGGCAAGCGGTGCGGCGCTCGCACTGGCAACCGTCGGTTCCTCCTATTCAGACTCGATCTCGGCGGGCGGCGGCGCCGGTGCGATCACCTATGCGATCTCGGCAGGTTCACTTCCGAACGGGCTGAGCCTCGACGCATCGACCGGCGCGATCACCGGCATGCCGACGGCCGCGGCACTCGGTCAGGTGAGTTTCACAGTAACGGCAACGGCCGCGGTCAGCGGCAGCGCGTCGGCAAACTATTCGATAGTCGTGGCTGCACCGCCGGTGGTGCTGAACCCGCCAGCCGGCTCGGCACTTACGGCCGGCACGGTCGGCATGCCCTATTCGGACACCTCGATCTCCGCGAGCGGCGGTATCGGCGCGCTCAGCTATGCGGTGACGTCAGGCGTACTTCCCGCTGGCTTGAACCTCGATCCGTCGACCGGTGCGGTCAGCGGCACGCCGACGGTCGCGGCACTCGGAACGGCGAATTTCACACTGACGGCGACGGCGGCGATCAATGGGACGGTCTCGGTCAACTATTCGATCACGATCGCGGCACCAGCGGTGGTGCTCGCCCCCGCTGGCGGAGCTTTGGTGACGGGCACGGTCGGCGCCTCCTATTCGGACACGTCGATCTCGGCAACAGGCGGGGTCGGCGCGATCAGCTTTGCCGTGACATCCGGGTCGCTGCCGGCGGGCCTTACGCTTGATCCTTCAACCGGTGCGATTTCCGGCACGCCAACGGCCGCCGGATTTGGTACCGCGACCTTCACGGTCACGGCGACGGCGGCAACCGCCGGATCGGCTGCGGCCGGCTACACGATCAATGTGGGTGCTCCGCCGGTGGTATTGGCACCGGCCACGGGCGCGACGCTTTCGGTCGGCATGGTCGGTTCGTCCTATTCGGACACATCGATCGCCGCAAGCGGTGGTCTTGGTGTGTTCAGCTACACGGTGACGTCGGGGACTTTGCCGGCGGGCTTGGTGCTCAATGCAACGACCGGCGCGATCACCGGCACGCCGACGGCTGGCGGATATGGCACGACGACCTTCACGGTGACGGCGACGGCGGCAACCAGCGGTTCGGCCTCGGCCAGCTATTCGATCGTGGTCGGCGCGCCTTCCCTGGTGCTGACGCCGGCGACCGGCACGGCGCTCGCCGCGGGTATAGTCGGTGCGCCCTATTCGGACACGTCGATCGCGGCGATTGGCGGCGCTGGCACGATTACCTACGCGGTCACAGCGGGGGCGCTTCCCGATGGCCTCACGTTGAACGCCACCAGCGGTGCGATCACCGGCACGCCGGCGGCCGCCGCACTCGGCACGGCCAACTTCACCATAACTGCGACGGCGGCCGTCACCGGGTCGGCTTCCGCAAGCTATTCCATCGCCACCACGGCCCCGGCCTTCGTCATCATGCCGGCAACCGGCACGGCGCTTTCGGCCGGCATAGTGGGTACGCCCTATTCGGACGCATCGATCGCGGCAAGCGGCGGCGTCGGTGCGATCAGCTATGCGGTGACATCCGGGTCGTTGCCGGCGGGCCTGAGCCTCAGCGCGTCGAGCGGCGCGATTACCGGCACGCCAACGGCGGCCGGTTTCGGTACGGCGACCTTCACGGTGACCGCGACGGCGGCCACCAGCGGTACGGCTGCAGCCAGCTATACGATTAGCGTCGGCGCTCCGCCGATCGTGCTGACGCCGGCAAGCGGCACAGCGCTTTCGGCAAGTACTGTCGGCGTTGCCTATACGGACACGTCGATCTCGGCGAGTGGTGGTGTTGGCATGTTCACCTATTCGGTGACATCCGGCGCGCTGCCGGGGGGCCTCGCGCTGGACGCATCGAGCGGGACCATCTCCGGCCGGCCGGCCGGCGACGGCGACTTCCAGTTCGCGGTGACGGCGACCGACGCCAATGGCGCGACGGGGCAGGCGCGCTATCAGATCGCCGTCCTCTCCAGCAATTTCGTCTTCAGCCCGTCGGCAGGAGCACTGCCGGATGCGATGGTCGGCGAGGCCTATGCGTCGCGGATCTCCGCCACCGGCGGCGTCGGTGCGCTGATCTACAGCGTCAAGAGTGGCGACCTGCCGAAGGGCATGGTCCTCAACGTCTCCACCGGCGAACTGACCGGGCCGCTGGCGGCAGACGCCACACCGGATACCTATTCCTTCACCATCGCCGTCGTCGACAGCCGCGGCGCCAGTGGTTCGGCGGTCTATTCGCTGGAACTGAAGGCACGCTCGGTGACGGCGCCGGATATCGTCGTCGAGGTTCCCGCCGGCTCGACACCGAACAACGTCTATCTCAATGCCGGCGCCACCGGTGGTCCGTTCGTCGGGGCGGCGGTGGCCGCGGTCTCGCCGCCGATCGCCGGCAAGGCGGAGATCGTCGAAGGCGAACTAGCGGCTGCAGGCAGCTTCACTCCGGTCGGCTATTACCTGAAGTTCACGCCGAACCCGGCTTATTCCGGCTCCGTCGTCGTGAGCTACACCCTGAAGAGCGCGCTCGGCTCGTCGAATGTCGGCCGCGTCACCTACAGGATCGCGCTCGATCGTGTGGCCGCCGGCGAGGAAATCGACGGGCTCGTGCGCGACTTCGTCCGCACCCGGCAGAACCTCTTGTCCTCGACGGTGCAGACGCCCGGTCTGCTCGACCGGCGGCGGGCGGCGGCCGGTACCGATCCGGTGACGACGGCGGTGACGCCATCGGACAAGGGTGCACGGCTCGGCTTCTCGACCAGCCTCACCCAGATCCAGGCGGCGCGCGATGCGGCGGAAGCGGCGGCGGCCGGCGAAACCTTCGTCAAGACCGACCGGCCCTTCGACATCTGGATGAACGGCAGCTTCCTGTTCCACAAGGACGAGGATGACGCCAGCGACAAGTGGGGCAACTTCGCGCTGTTCTCCGTCGGTGCCGATTATCTCGTCAATGACCGGGCGCTCTTCGGCCTGTCGTTCCACTACGACTACATGACCGATCCGACCGACGAGGATGCCGAACTGAAGGGCAATGGCTGGCTGGCCGGCCCCTATGCCTCGTTCGAACTCGGCAAGGGCGTGTTCCTCGATGCCAACCTGCTTTATGGCGGCTCCTCGAACGACATCGACACCGGCATCTTCAAGGGCAGTTTCGACACCACCCGCTGGATGGCGGATGTGAAGCTGACCGGCGAATGGCAGCTCGACGAGATCACGGTGCTGACGCCGAAGCTCCGGGCGGTCTATTTCAACGAAGAGACCGATGATAACAGCGTGAAGAACGCGCTCGGCGAGGTCATCGATCTCAAGGGCTTCATCGAGGAGCAGGCGCGTCTCAGCATCGGCTTCGACGTCGAGCGGACGCTGGAACTGAAAAACGGCCTGATCCTGTCGCCGTCGGTCGGTGCCGATGTCGGCTTCGCCTCGCTCGACGGCGAAGGCCTGTTCGGGCGGGTTTCAGCCGGGTTGGCCTTGTCGAACAACGACAACTGGGACCTTGACTTCTCGCTGCTGTTCAACATCGAAGGCGACGGTTCGCAATCGGCCGGCGCCAAGGTCGGTGCCCGCGTTCGCTTCTGA
- a CDS encoding aminomethyltransferase family protein: MMMHLTALRRAQQGHILTPRLETPFHQRLTALSETNDWYSWAGYKAPHSIFDTELEYFAIRSTAALFDISPMVKYRVRGPDAERYLNRLTLRNVAKLGIGRVHYTAWCDDHGHVLDDGTLFRLAADDFRLCCQERHLPWLLDSAAGFSVEINEETSEIAALALQGPTSFAVLEAAGFAGVENLKPFQLAEFPDLDGKMTVSRTGFTGDLGYELFVDAKRALNLWDRLWAAGAGFGLKAIGYDALNRARIEAGFIVTNADFITAEAALRADRERLPDEVGLDWLVDAEKSYFNGRDAIFRAREKRALKHVLVGLEIEGNIPAEGAIVYHRGKKEVGLVTAAIWSPLAKRNIAIASLARPYGSRITDDLWVEIYALRELRYQKLMKRARVVARPFVKLDRRSANPPGRF, encoded by the coding sequence ATGATGATGCATCTCACAGCCTTGCGCCGCGCCCAGCAGGGCCATATCCTGACGCCCCGTCTCGAAACGCCGTTTCATCAACGCCTTACCGCACTCAGCGAGACCAATGATTGGTACAGCTGGGCGGGCTACAAGGCGCCGCATTCGATCTTCGACACGGAACTCGAATACTTCGCGATCCGCTCGACGGCCGCCCTGTTCGACATCTCGCCCATGGTGAAGTACCGCGTTCGCGGCCCTGACGCCGAGCGCTATCTCAACCGGTTGACACTGCGCAACGTCGCCAAGCTTGGCATAGGCCGCGTGCACTACACGGCCTGGTGCGACGACCATGGTCATGTCCTCGACGACGGAACGCTCTTCCGGCTTGCCGCAGATGATTTCCGCCTCTGCTGCCAGGAGCGGCACCTGCCCTGGCTTCTCGACAGCGCGGCAGGTTTTTCCGTCGAGATTAACGAAGAGACCAGCGAGATTGCTGCCTTGGCGCTGCAGGGACCAACCTCCTTTGCAGTTCTCGAAGCGGCAGGCTTTGCCGGCGTGGAAAACCTCAAGCCGTTCCAACTCGCCGAGTTTCCCGATCTCGACGGCAAGATGACCGTCTCGCGTACCGGTTTCACCGGCGACCTCGGCTACGAGCTCTTTGTCGATGCCAAGCGCGCGCTCAACCTCTGGGACCGGCTGTGGGCAGCGGGTGCGGGTTTCGGCCTGAAGGCGATCGGCTACGATGCGCTCAACCGCGCCCGCATCGAAGCCGGCTTCATCGTCACCAATGCCGACTTCATCACCGCCGAAGCCGCGCTTCGCGCTGACCGCGAACGCTTGCCCGACGAGGTCGGGCTCGACTGGCTGGTCGATGCCGAGAAGTCCTACTTCAACGGGCGCGACGCCATCTTCCGGGCTCGCGAGAAACGGGCCCTGAAGCACGTTCTCGTCGGGCTCGAAATCGAGGGCAACATCCCGGCCGAGGGCGCGATCGTCTATCACCGCGGCAAGAAGGAAGTGGGCCTCGTCACGGCGGCGATCTGGTCGCCGCTCGCCAAGCGCAACATCGCGATTGCCAGCCTTGCGCGCCCCTACGGCAGCCGGATCACCGACGATCTCTGGGTCGAAATCTATGCTCTGCGCGAACTGCGGTATCAGAAACTGATGAAACGGGCGCGTGTCGTCGCCCGGCCCTTTGTCAAACTCGACCGCCGCTCGGCCAATCCGCCCGGCCGTTTCTGA
- a CDS encoding phytoene desaturase family protein, producing MTSFDAIVIGGGHNGLTAATFLARSGRKVLLLEASDMLGGAARSYAFHPGYASPGLAHIVNRLDPEVAAALSFESGSEGEAPTVVLSPTGRHAVLRGGYGEAIDGVTEEEARRFQDLRGKLTFQAAILKRFLKRRPPEIGGMALADFATLAGAGLGLLRKGREESRDFLRMLLMNVADIADEYLTDDRLKALLAFDATLGIHLGPRSPTSLLGLYYRLTGEMHGVTGAQVVAGAGGRSVATAFESAATRAGVTIRTGVQVSRIVADRGRASGVVLSTGETLEAGAIVAAIHPKATFLALTDAAEIGTGFRRAIGNIRSKGNVAKLDLALDRPPNFPGVAAADLRGRLVIARSIDHVEEAFNPAKYGAFSSDPVMEITLPSLGDPSLAPAGGCTLSALVEFAPYALADGWETGKPAFQKIVLETLESYAPGLGVSIVATSLMTPLDIEARYNLPGGHWHHGELQADQLLVNRPVNAASGYATPLRGLYLASAGSHPGGGISGLPGLLAARQVLSEKRA from the coding sequence ATGACGTCATTTGATGCGATCGTCATCGGCGGCGGCCACAATGGCCTGACCGCTGCGACCTTCCTCGCCCGCTCAGGCCGCAAAGTCCTGCTCCTGGAAGCCAGCGACATGCTCGGCGGCGCCGCGCGCAGCTACGCCTTCCATCCCGGCTATGCGAGCCCTGGCCTTGCCCACATCGTCAACCGGCTCGATCCGGAAGTCGCAGCAGCTCTCTCGTTCGAAAGTGGCAGCGAGGGCGAGGCACCGACGGTGGTGCTTTCGCCGACGGGGCGTCATGCCGTGCTGCGAGGCGGCTACGGAGAAGCCATCGACGGGGTGACCGAAGAAGAAGCCAGGCGCTTCCAGGACCTGCGCGGCAAGCTGACCTTCCAGGCCGCGATCCTGAAGCGGTTCCTGAAACGCAGGCCGCCGGAGATCGGCGGGATGGCGCTGGCGGATTTCGCGACGCTCGCCGGGGCCGGTCTCGGCCTTCTGCGCAAGGGACGAGAGGAAAGCCGCGACTTCCTGCGCATGCTGCTGATGAATGTAGCGGACATCGCCGACGAGTACCTGACCGACGACCGGCTGAAGGCGCTGCTTGCCTTCGACGCCACGCTCGGTATCCATCTGGGACCCCGCTCACCGACGTCGCTGCTCGGCCTTTACTACCGCCTCACCGGAGAAATGCACGGCGTGACCGGCGCGCAGGTCGTCGCCGGCGCCGGCGGCCGATCGGTGGCGACGGCCTTCGAGAGCGCGGCGACCCGCGCCGGCGTCACGATCAGGACGGGCGTGCAGGTCTCCCGCATCGTCGCCGATCGCGGCCGTGCCAGCGGTGTCGTCCTCTCCACCGGCGAGACGCTCGAAGCCGGAGCCATCGTCGCAGCCATCCATCCGAAGGCCACGTTCCTCGCCCTCACCGACGCCGCCGAGATCGGCACCGGTTTCCGCCGCGCCATCGGCAACATCCGCTCGAAGGGCAATGTCGCCAAGCTCGACCTGGCGCTCGACCGCCCCCCGAACTTTCCCGGCGTCGCGGCGGCTGATCTCCGCGGTCGGCTGGTGATCGCCCGTTCGATCGACCATGTCGAAGAAGCTTTCAACCCGGCGAAATACGGCGCGTTTTCCAGCGACCCGGTGATGGAGATCACTTTGCCGAGCCTCGGCGATCCCTCGCTGGCGCCGGCTGGCGGTTGTACGCTTTCGGCGCTCGTCGAATTCGCGCCCTACGCGCTTGCCGACGGTTGGGAGACGGGCAAGCCGGCATTCCAGAAGATCGTACTTGAGACGCTCGAAAGCTATGCCCCCGGTCTTGGCGTGAGCATCGTCGCCACGAGCCTCATGACCCCCTTGGATATCGAGGCGCGCTACAACCTGCCTGGGGGACATTGGCATCATGGCGAACTGCAGGCCGATCAGTTGCTTGTCAACCGCCCGGTCAACGCAGCGTCCGGCTACGCGACGCCGCTTCGGGGTCTTTATCTCGCCAGCGCCGGCTCGCATCCAGGCGGCGGCATTTCCGGCCTGCCCGGCCTGCTCGCCGCCCGGCAGGTCCTATCGGAGAAACGTGCATGA